Proteins encoded by one window of Gordonia jinghuaiqii:
- a CDS encoding phosphatidylserine decarboxylase encodes MARRPRPDGTGDTGRVVHFLDLARETIPPIHPAGVPFVAAPAAVALLGRKHSWIARPAALTAGACAAFFRHPKRVPPTEPGVVVAPADGTIALVDEAVPPAEAGLGTEPLPRVSTFLSIFDVHVQRAPIAGTVTGVTHTPGAFLSADLPEASRDNERTTMTIRTTSADGAPGPELAVVQIAGLIARRIVCKPQAGDALRIGDTYGLIRFGSRVDVYFPAGTRPRVSVGQRAVGGETPFAHLDH; translated from the coding sequence GTGGCCCGACGTCCGCGTCCGGACGGCACCGGCGACACCGGCCGTGTCGTCCATTTTCTCGACCTGGCCCGTGAGACCATCCCACCGATCCACCCCGCAGGGGTGCCGTTCGTCGCGGCGCCCGCCGCGGTGGCGCTGCTCGGTCGCAAGCACAGCTGGATCGCGCGGCCGGCCGCGCTGACCGCAGGCGCGTGTGCCGCGTTCTTCCGCCATCCCAAGCGGGTGCCCCCCACCGAGCCGGGCGTGGTCGTCGCCCCTGCCGACGGGACGATCGCGCTGGTCGACGAGGCCGTTCCGCCGGCCGAGGCCGGACTCGGGACCGAACCGCTCCCCCGGGTCTCGACCTTCCTCTCGATCTTCGACGTGCATGTCCAGCGCGCGCCGATCGCCGGAACCGTCACCGGGGTCACGCACACGCCGGGCGCTTTCCTCTCCGCCGACCTCCCCGAGGCCAGCCGCGACAACGAGCGCACCACCATGACCATCCGCACGACGAGCGCCGACGGCGCGCCGGGACCCGAGCTGGCGGTCGTCCAGATCGCCGGACTGATCGCCCGTCGTATCGTCTGCAAGCCGCAGGCCGGGGATGCGCTGCGTATCGGCGACACCTACGGTCTCATCCGATTCGGGTCGCGCGTGGACGTGTACTTCCCCGCGGGCACGCGGCCCCGGGTGTCGGTCGGACAGCGCGCGGTGGGCGGCGAAACACCGTTCGCCCACCTGGACCACTAA
- the glp gene encoding gephyrin-like molybdotransferase Glp, whose product MRSVVEHQAVVAALFDTPRPVRVSLPEALGLASLADVEAPLSLPGFDNSAMDGFAVRAADLADATEATPVTLPVAADIPAGRTDDLTLAPGTAHRIMTGAPMPTGADAVVPVELTDAVVGPVAAAATVTFTAPVEAGRHIRRAGSDIERGTRALPAGTVIGAPQIGLLAALGIADITVARPLRVVVLSTGSELVEPGNPLRHGQIYESNGAMLTAAATESGALGRHVHFVPDDTGDFLSRLGEVADSADLIITSGGVSAGAFEVVKDALSATGSVDFVKVAMQPGMPQGCGHFAGPRGSRVPIITLPGNPVSALVSFEVFIRPALRAAMALPAHRERVSARLGADIRSPRGKRQFLRGVLGEAQPGSGIVVNPIGPPASHHLRYLAEADALIDVPADADGVAAGSQVDVLVLR is encoded by the coding sequence ATGCGTTCCGTCGTAGAGCATCAGGCCGTCGTCGCGGCACTGTTCGACACTCCCCGGCCCGTGCGGGTGTCCCTGCCCGAGGCGCTCGGCCTGGCATCACTGGCCGATGTCGAGGCGCCGCTCTCGCTACCCGGTTTCGACAACTCGGCGATGGACGGATTCGCCGTGCGCGCCGCCGATCTCGCGGACGCGACCGAAGCCACCCCGGTCACCCTGCCGGTCGCCGCCGACATCCCGGCCGGCCGCACCGACGACCTCACTCTCGCACCGGGTACCGCGCATCGCATCATGACCGGCGCCCCGATGCCCACGGGCGCCGATGCGGTGGTTCCGGTGGAGCTCACCGATGCCGTCGTCGGCCCGGTCGCCGCGGCCGCGACGGTCACCTTCACGGCCCCCGTCGAGGCGGGCAGGCACATCCGCCGCGCCGGCTCCGACATCGAACGCGGCACCAGGGCACTGCCCGCGGGCACCGTGATCGGCGCACCGCAGATCGGACTGCTCGCCGCTCTGGGCATCGCCGACATCACCGTCGCACGGCCCCTGCGGGTGGTGGTGCTCTCGACCGGTTCCGAGCTCGTCGAACCCGGAAACCCGTTGCGGCACGGGCAGATCTACGAGTCCAACGGTGCGATGCTGACCGCCGCCGCCACCGAGTCGGGCGCGCTCGGACGTCACGTGCACTTCGTCCCCGACGACACCGGCGACTTCCTGTCCCGCCTCGGCGAGGTGGCCGACTCCGCAGACCTGATCATCACCTCCGGCGGCGTCAGCGCCGGCGCGTTCGAGGTCGTCAAGGATGCGCTGTCGGCGACCGGTTCCGTGGACTTCGTGAAGGTCGCCATGCAGCCCGGCATGCCGCAGGGCTGCGGCCACTTCGCCGGCCCGCGGGGGTCACGGGTCCCGATCATCACCCTGCCGGGTAACCCGGTGAGCGCGCTGGTGTCCTTCGAGGTGTTCATCCGGCCCGCGCTGCGCGCCGCCATGGCTCTGCCCGCCCACCGGGAGCGGGTGTCGGCCCGACTCGGCGCCGACATCCGATCGCCCAGGGGCAAACGGCAGTTCCTGCGCGGAGTGCTCGGGGAGGCACAGCCCGGGTCCGGCATCGTCGTGAACCCGATCGGCCCGCCGGCGTCGCACCACCTGCGCTACCTCGCCGAAGCCGACGCCCTCATCGACGTGCCCGCCGACGCCGACGGGGTGGCCGCGGGTTCGCAGGTCGACGTGCTGGTACTGCGCTGA
- a CDS encoding HAD-IIA family hydrolase, whose product MALGLLLDIDGVMVTSWKALPGAVEAVTELAELGIPRMFLTNTTSRSRGEIAQALGECGFDVDAEEILSAAKLTAEYVASTYPGKRVWVLNEGPIAEDMSGVELTEDPSAAEVVVLGGAGPVFTHATLSKVLEMMLADVPVIAMHRSMTWATSGGLCIDTGVYLEGLEKASGKKIKAIGKPSPVGFRSATELLGLEPTQVVMVGDDMHNDVLGAQAAALIGVLVRTGKFREEALRALQRDEFGPYPDHVIDSIADLPELIAKISGT is encoded by the coding sequence ATGGCACTGGGTTTGCTGCTCGACATCGACGGGGTGATGGTCACCTCGTGGAAGGCGCTGCCCGGCGCGGTGGAGGCGGTGACCGAACTCGCCGAGCTGGGGATTCCGCGGATGTTCTTGACCAACACGACGTCCCGCTCGCGCGGCGAGATCGCGCAGGCCCTCGGCGAATGCGGGTTCGACGTGGATGCGGAGGAGATCCTGTCCGCGGCGAAGCTGACGGCGGAGTACGTCGCGTCGACCTATCCCGGGAAACGCGTGTGGGTGCTCAACGAGGGGCCGATCGCCGAGGACATGAGCGGCGTCGAACTCACCGAAGATCCGTCGGCCGCGGAGGTCGTGGTGCTCGGCGGTGCGGGTCCGGTGTTCACCCACGCGACCCTGTCGAAGGTGCTGGAGATGATGCTCGCCGACGTGCCGGTCATCGCCATGCACCGGTCGATGACCTGGGCGACGTCCGGCGGTCTGTGCATCGACACCGGCGTCTACCTCGAAGGTCTGGAAAAGGCGTCGGGCAAGAAGATCAAGGCGATCGGCAAACCGTCGCCGGTGGGATTCCGGTCGGCCACCGAATTGTTGGGGCTCGAGCCGACCCAGGTGGTGATGGTCGGCGACGACATGCACAACGATGTCCTCGGTGCGCAGGCCGCGGCGCTGATCGGTGTGCTGGTGCGCACCGGCAAGTTCCGCGAGGAGGCGCTGCGTGCATTGCAGCGTGACGAGTTCGGGCCCTATCCCGACCACGTCATCGACTCGATCGCCGACCTCCCCGAACTGATCGCGAAGATCAGCGGAACCTGA
- a CDS encoding SRPBCC family protein: protein MTAALIEESIDIDATPEQVWSVISDLKRMGEWSPQCKKMIIRGGSVGLGTKTININRRGPLVWPTTSKVIRFTPNQELGFRVVENHTVWSYTITPKDGGVTVTERREVNGSTTKVSSVLVDKLFGGADSFEAELKVGMAETLGKIKRAAEATNRQAA from the coding sequence ATGACCGCAGCACTCATCGAAGAGTCCATCGACATCGACGCCACCCCCGAACAGGTGTGGTCGGTGATCTCCGACCTCAAGCGCATGGGCGAGTGGAGCCCGCAGTGCAAGAAGATGATCATCCGCGGCGGCTCCGTCGGGTTGGGCACCAAGACGATCAACATCAACCGCCGCGGGCCGCTGGTGTGGCCGACGACCTCGAAGGTCATCCGGTTCACCCCGAATCAGGAACTCGGCTTCCGCGTGGTCGAGAACCACACGGTGTGGAGTTACACCATCACCCCGAAAGACGGGGGCGTGACCGTGACCGAACGCCGCGAGGTCAACGGGTCCACCACCAAGGTGTCCTCGGTCCTCGTGGACAAGCTCTTCGGCGGCGCGGACTCGTTCGAGGCCGAACTCAAGGTCGGGATGGCCGAGACGCTCGGCAAGATCAAGCGCGCGGCCGAGGCCACCAACCGCCAGGCCGCGTAG
- a CDS encoding DUF350 domain-containing protein — protein MELLRNNLAAGASFSLVGITLLVVGFVALDVVTPGRLRRLVWIDHNRNAVILTTSMVIGLSIVLVCSVVDTELLELWRALLYTVAYAVLTIAVMMWSFVLIDWLTPGKLGTVLLDDDEHPAGWITAAVFVGVGAVIGMTLLV, from the coding sequence ATGGAACTGTTGCGGAACAACCTGGCCGCTGGAGCCTCTTTCAGCCTGGTCGGGATCACCCTGCTCGTCGTCGGTTTCGTGGCGCTCGACGTGGTGACTCCCGGCCGGCTGCGGCGGCTGGTCTGGATCGACCACAACCGCAACGCCGTCATCCTGACGACCTCGATGGTGATCGGACTGTCCATCGTCCTGGTCTGTTCGGTCGTCGACACCGAACTGCTCGAGTTGTGGCGGGCACTGCTCTACACCGTCGCCTACGCGGTCCTGACGATCGCGGTGATGATGTGGTCGTTCGTCCTCATCGACTGGCTCACCCCGGGCAAGTTGGGCACCGTCCTGCTCGACGACGACGAACACCCGGCCGGCTGGATCACGGCCGCGGTGTTCGTCGGCGTCGGCGCGGTCATCGGGATGACGTTGCTGGTCTGA
- a CDS encoding acyl-CoA dehydrogenase family protein, whose product MDFELSEEQGMLRDTVREVLTKTYDVETLRKVTDTDLGWSEKVWKSLAEIGILGLTFPESEGGMDAGPVEFTSVMTELGRALAPEPYLDSVLVPGSLLAIADDETRAELRGGLASGELLMAFAHTEAGDRWPEAKVETTATAEGVLNGTKTLVGHGDCAHKLIVSARVDGEVGLFLIDADSQGVTRTPYRTHDRRRGAEFTFNDAQATRLGTGDASQLIADAEVGIQTALCAEAVGAMERSLDLTVEYLKSRKQFGVPLSTFQALTHRAADMYVQLELARSMNLYATTALSDGIADPAIASRAKLQICRSARLVGQEAIQMHGGIGMTAEYPIAHYVSRLTAISHTLGDASDHLTRLAADLDSYEMLTVG is encoded by the coding sequence ATGGATTTCGAGCTTTCCGAAGAACAGGGGATGCTGCGCGACACCGTTCGCGAGGTCCTCACCAAGACCTACGACGTGGAGACCCTCCGCAAGGTGACCGACACCGACCTCGGCTGGAGCGAGAAGGTGTGGAAGTCCCTGGCCGAGATCGGCATCCTCGGCCTGACCTTCCCCGAGTCCGAAGGCGGAATGGACGCCGGCCCGGTCGAGTTCACCAGCGTGATGACCGAGCTCGGTCGCGCGCTCGCCCCCGAGCCGTACCTGGATTCGGTTCTCGTCCCCGGCTCGCTCCTCGCCATCGCCGACGACGAGACCCGCGCCGAGCTGCGTGGCGGCCTGGCGTCGGGCGAACTGCTGATGGCGTTCGCGCACACCGAGGCCGGCGACCGCTGGCCCGAGGCCAAGGTGGAGACCACCGCGACCGCCGAAGGCGTTCTCAACGGCACCAAGACCCTTGTCGGACATGGCGATTGCGCACACAAGCTGATCGTGTCCGCTCGCGTCGACGGCGAGGTGGGACTGTTCCTCATCGACGCAGACAGCCAGGGCGTCACCCGTACGCCGTACCGCACGCATGATCGTCGGCGCGGCGCAGAGTTCACCTTCAACGACGCACAGGCCACGCGCCTGGGCACCGGCGACGCCTCACAGCTCATCGCCGACGCCGAGGTCGGCATCCAGACCGCGCTGTGCGCCGAGGCCGTCGGAGCCATGGAGCGCAGCCTCGACCTGACCGTCGAATACCTCAAGTCGCGCAAGCAGTTCGGCGTTCCCCTGTCCACCTTCCAGGCACTCACCCACCGCGCTGCGGACATGTACGTCCAGCTCGAGCTGGCGCGCAGCATGAACCTGTACGCGACGACGGCACTGTCCGACGGCATCGCCGACCCGGCCATCGCCTCGCGGGCCAAGCTCCAGATCTGCCGCTCGGCGCGTCTCGTCGGCCAGGAGGCCATCCAGATGCACGGCGGTATCGGCATGACCGCCGAGTACCCGATCGCCCACTACGTGAGCAGGCTGACCGCCATCAGCCACACCCTCGGCGATGCGTCGGATCACCTCACCCGGCTGGCAGCGGATCTCGACTCCTACGAGATGCTCACCGTCGGCTGA
- a CDS encoding acyl-CoA dehydrogenase family protein: MHLKFSPEEEAFREELRGIFAKVPEDVRNRNEEGNLKYPDDVVASARVLNEHGVLTPSWPKEWGGKDWTPIQHHIYREEMSLAFVPDPLPFNISMIGPVIAQFGSQEMKEKFLPKTANLDIWWCQGFSEPEAGSDLASLKTRAVRDGDHYVINGQKTWTTLGQFADWIFLLARTNPDVKKQAGISMFLIPMDTPGIELRPIQLIDGSYEVNEVFFNDVRVPAENMVGEENSGWTQAKFLLGNERNGIARVGYTKSKLARAKELARQTRTAKGTLLDDPLFATRLAELENQLLALEITQLRVAASSADGKPNPASSLLKLTGSQLQQAAMELIADIAGPDSLPVAEVDAEAANGTAQVSSPEWAQLSAPTYLNYRKVSIYGGSSEVQRQIIDKAVLGL, translated from the coding sequence ATGCACCTGAAGTTCAGCCCGGAAGAAGAGGCGTTCCGCGAGGAACTGCGCGGCATCTTCGCAAAGGTCCCCGAGGACGTCCGCAATCGGAACGAGGAAGGCAACCTCAAGTACCCCGATGACGTCGTCGCCTCGGCACGCGTTCTCAACGAGCACGGCGTGCTCACCCCCAGCTGGCCGAAGGAGTGGGGCGGCAAGGACTGGACCCCGATCCAGCACCACATCTACCGCGAGGAGATGAGCCTGGCGTTCGTCCCCGACCCGCTGCCGTTCAACATCAGCATGATCGGTCCGGTCATCGCCCAGTTCGGGTCGCAGGAGATGAAGGAGAAGTTCCTCCCCAAGACCGCCAACCTCGACATCTGGTGGTGCCAGGGCTTCTCCGAGCCCGAGGCCGGCTCCGACCTCGCCTCCCTCAAGACCCGCGCGGTGCGCGACGGCGACCACTACGTCATCAACGGCCAGAAGACCTGGACGACGCTGGGCCAGTTCGCGGACTGGATCTTCCTGCTCGCCCGCACCAACCCCGATGTCAAGAAGCAAGCCGGCATCAGCATGTTCCTCATCCCGATGGACACCCCCGGCATCGAGCTGCGCCCCATCCAGCTCATCGACGGCAGCTACGAGGTCAACGAGGTCTTCTTCAACGACGTCCGCGTGCCCGCCGAGAACATGGTCGGCGAGGAGAACAGCGGCTGGACGCAGGCCAAGTTCCTGCTCGGCAACGAGCGCAACGGCATCGCGCGCGTCGGCTACACCAAGTCCAAGCTCGCGCGCGCCAAGGAGCTGGCCAGGCAGACCCGCACAGCCAAGGGCACACTGCTCGACGACCCGCTGTTCGCCACCCGCCTCGCGGAACTGGAGAATCAGCTGCTCGCCCTCGAGATCACCCAGCTCCGCGTCGCCGCGTCGTCGGCCGACGGCAAGCCCAACCCGGCGTCGTCGCTGCTCAAGCTCACCGGCAGCCAGCTGCAGCAGGCCGCCATGGAGCTCATCGCCGACATCGCCGGCCCCGACTCGCTCCCGGTCGCCGAGGTCGACGCGGAGGCCGCGAACGGCACCGCCCAGGTGAGCTCCCCCGAATGGGCACAGCTCTCGGCACCGACCTACCTGAACTACCGCAAGGTCTCGATCTACGGCGGCTCCTCGGAGGTCCAGCGCCAGATCATCGACAAGGCCGTCCTCGGTCTCTGA
- a CDS encoding TetR/AcrR family transcriptional regulator, which produces MNVVSSASSTPGVQPMAARPRLLRAAVEAFAAKGFNATTTRDIAGRAQMSSAAVYVHFRSKEELLFEISETGHRAILGIIDDADDPAAAPADRLRAVVGAFTSHHASEHVRARVVNYELASLAPDHLDTVMALRREITRRVREIIDAGIVSGEFDVVDAHATTNAMLSMGIDVARWYGSRGSLSPDQMGEFYADLAIRMVGWRPGPAPSDG; this is translated from the coding sequence GTGAACGTGGTCTCATCAGCGTCTTCGACGCCCGGCGTGCAGCCGATGGCGGCGCGGCCGCGACTTCTGCGCGCCGCGGTCGAGGCGTTCGCGGCGAAGGGCTTCAACGCGACGACGACCAGGGACATCGCCGGCCGCGCGCAGATGAGCTCGGCGGCGGTGTACGTGCACTTCCGGTCGAAGGAAGAGCTGCTCTTCGAGATCTCCGAGACCGGCCATCGCGCGATCCTCGGCATCATCGACGACGCCGACGACCCGGCCGCCGCGCCCGCCGATCGGCTGCGTGCGGTCGTCGGCGCGTTCACCTCACACCACGCCAGTGAGCACGTCCGGGCCCGGGTGGTGAACTACGAGCTGGCGTCGCTGGCGCCCGACCATCTCGACACGGTGATGGCGTTGCGGCGCGAGATCACCCGTCGCGTGCGCGAGATCATCGACGCGGGCATCGTGTCGGGCGAGTTCGATGTGGTCGACGCCCACGCCACCACCAACGCCATGCTGTCGATGGGGATCGATGTCGCCCGGTGGTACGGCTCCCGCGGCTCGCTGTCTCCCGATCAGATGGGGGAGTTCTACGCCGATCTCGCGATCCGGATGGTCGGCTGGCGACCGGGGCCCGCGCCGTCGGACGGGTGA
- a CDS encoding MFS transporter: protein MAPLHPHRAFWLIAATYLMVLFASAAPSPLYPVYQELWGFSALTLTLVFAVYVVTMLMSLLTVGSLSDHIGRRPVLAVALVLLIGSMILFVVAEDVGTLMAARALQGLATGAAMGTLTATTVDLQPTVRLGSATVGAAPALGLGSGVAVAGLLVQYAPAPRILIYEVILGLFAALLIALLVVPETRERVGFDSRRHLASTIAPQVAVPRPVRRVFLAAAPALVATWSLGGLYLSLGSSVVSRVFGVTNHATAGVLLGTFFACAALTSLLITGRPSTTKLAFGYPALATGVVLSLAGVLVESLPFYVLGSIVAGSGWAATFLGAMDSITAATPPTQRGQVYSSVFVASYLAFSVPAVIAGILVSHIGLRDTIVGYVCYVLAVAVIGAVAAAVVSRRRGTPETLTDIAADTPPRRPVPSGEV, encoded by the coding sequence TTGGCACCGCTTCATCCGCACCGCGCATTCTGGCTGATCGCGGCGACCTACCTGATGGTCCTGTTCGCCTCCGCGGCGCCATCCCCGCTGTACCCCGTCTATCAGGAGCTGTGGGGATTCTCCGCCCTGACCCTGACGCTCGTCTTCGCGGTCTACGTGGTCACGATGCTGATGAGCCTGTTGACCGTGGGGTCGCTCTCCGACCACATCGGCCGACGCCCCGTCCTCGCCGTCGCGCTGGTGCTGCTGATCGGCAGCATGATCCTGTTCGTCGTGGCCGAGGACGTGGGCACCCTGATGGCCGCCCGCGCCCTCCAGGGACTGGCGACCGGCGCGGCGATGGGCACCCTGACCGCGACCACCGTCGACCTGCAGCCCACCGTGCGCCTCGGGTCGGCCACCGTCGGCGCCGCCCCGGCGCTCGGTCTGGGTTCCGGGGTGGCCGTCGCCGGGCTGCTCGTCCAGTACGCACCCGCGCCCCGAATCCTGATCTACGAGGTCATTCTCGGCCTCTTCGCCGCGCTGCTGATCGCACTGCTCGTCGTCCCCGAGACCCGCGAGCGGGTCGGCTTCGACTCCCGGCGCCACCTCGCGTCGACGATCGCACCGCAGGTCGCCGTCCCGCGACCGGTTCGACGCGTGTTCCTGGCCGCGGCCCCCGCGCTGGTCGCCACCTGGTCCCTCGGCGGGCTGTACCTGTCGCTCGGCTCGTCGGTGGTCTCGCGCGTCTTCGGCGTCACCAATCACGCCACGGCAGGCGTGCTCCTCGGCACGTTCTTCGCCTGCGCGGCGCTCACCTCGCTGCTCATCACCGGCCGTCCGTCGACCACAAAGCTCGCGTTCGGTTACCCGGCGCTGGCAACCGGTGTCGTCCTCTCATTGGCCGGCGTCCTGGTCGAGTCGCTGCCGTTCTACGTGCTCGGATCGATCGTGGCCGGATCCGGTTGGGCGGCCACGTTCCTCGGCGCCATGGACAGCATCACCGCCGCGACCCCGCCCACGCAGCGCGGTCAGGTCTACTCCTCGGTGTTCGTCGCGAGCTACCTGGCCTTCAGCGTGCCGGCCGTGATCGCCGGAATCCTCGTGTCCCACATCGGCTTACGCGACACCATCGTCGGATATGTCTGCTACGTACTCGCCGTGGCGGTGATCGGAGCGGTGGCCGCCGCGGTGGTCAGCCGACGCCGGGGAACACCGGAGACCCTCACCGACATCGCCGCGGACACCCCACCGCGTCGACCGGTGCCGTCCGGCGAGGTGTGA
- a CDS encoding TetR/AcrR family transcriptional regulator: MTTASTPAPGSADAPASRPKRPGGRSARVQSAVYAAVGQLVGAGQRDTMTIPEVADLAGVNPTSIYRRWGSIDNLLGEVAVAALTQGEPLPDNGALDADLAEWAQIIAADIGRPKRRAYLRAMVAARDGLVEVCPCWEIRREQAAEMIERAQARGETTPTVQQLLDHVIAPLYHHAVFGLALDSDYVSVLIGDVLSMSEGARGRARER; the protein is encoded by the coding sequence ATGACGACGGCGAGCACACCCGCGCCCGGCAGTGCCGACGCACCTGCGTCCCGGCCCAAGCGGCCCGGCGGTCGCAGTGCCCGGGTGCAGTCCGCGGTCTACGCGGCGGTCGGGCAACTCGTCGGCGCCGGTCAGCGCGACACGATGACCATCCCCGAGGTCGCCGACCTGGCCGGGGTCAACCCGACCAGCATCTACCGGCGCTGGGGATCGATCGACAACCTGCTCGGCGAGGTCGCCGTCGCGGCCCTGACGCAGGGGGAACCGCTCCCCGACAACGGCGCGCTCGACGCCGACCTGGCCGAGTGGGCACAGATCATCGCCGCCGACATCGGTCGTCCGAAGCGCCGCGCCTATCTGCGGGCGATGGTCGCGGCCCGCGACGGCCTCGTCGAGGTGTGCCCGTGCTGGGAGATCCGCCGCGAGCAGGCCGCGGAGATGATCGAGCGGGCGCAGGCGCGCGGCGAGACGACGCCGACGGTGCAGCAGCTCCTCGACCACGTGATCGCTCCGCTCTATCACCACGCGGTGTTCGGCCTGGCCCTCGACTCCGACTACGTCTCCGTGCTGATCGGCGATGTCCTGTCGATGTCCGAAGGCGCCCGGGGGCGAGCCCGGGAACGATAG
- a CDS encoding amidase, giving the protein MKNVHAFGDDALGDRDAVGIAAAIASGEISAAEAAEAAIARIDAVNPHLNAVAFDDRERARKRAVENDFPLGSFIGVPSIIKNNTEFAGLPTRHGSAAVPAHPAQANEAFTNQFLASGVNVVGASTMPAFGLTSTTEFVDREPTRNPWDTDYSSGGSSGGSAALVAAGALPIAHANDGGGSIRIPAAMCGLVGLKPSRGRVEPSKEGRDAPIDLISNGIVSRSVRDTAHFLADTQGFHPAPDLPPVGLVEGPGTTRLRIALITEPLTGGLLDRDTQRCVTAAAELVESLGHRTEMVPPPVDRAYVQQFVDYWSLLAFALDRFGKRVIDKGFDRSQLDPFTRGLSRNCVRHFYRMPGSIRGLRRSTAAFRALHDRFDVILTPTVVHATPELGYLDPALDFDEAMDRLIRFIAFTPANNTAGTPAISLPLGQSTSGMPIGVHFAADLGNERTLLELAFELEAAQPFARIQDGAGG; this is encoded by the coding sequence ATGAAGAACGTCCACGCTTTCGGCGACGACGCGCTCGGCGATCGTGATGCCGTCGGCATCGCGGCCGCGATCGCCTCCGGTGAGATCTCGGCGGCCGAGGCGGCCGAGGCGGCCATCGCCCGGATCGACGCCGTCAACCCGCACCTGAACGCGGTCGCCTTCGACGATCGGGAACGGGCGCGCAAACGCGCCGTCGAGAACGACTTCCCGCTGGGTTCGTTCATCGGTGTGCCCTCGATCATCAAGAACAACACCGAATTCGCCGGGTTGCCCACCCGTCACGGATCGGCCGCGGTGCCCGCTCACCCGGCACAGGCGAACGAGGCCTTCACCAACCAGTTCCTGGCCAGCGGGGTGAACGTGGTCGGGGCGTCGACGATGCCCGCCTTCGGGCTGACCTCGACGACGGAGTTCGTCGACCGCGAACCGACACGCAACCCCTGGGACACCGACTACTCGAGCGGCGGGTCGTCGGGCGGGTCGGCTGCGCTCGTCGCCGCCGGCGCCCTGCCGATCGCGCACGCCAACGACGGCGGCGGGTCGATCCGGATCCCCGCTGCCATGTGCGGCCTGGTGGGCCTCAAGCCGAGTCGCGGCCGCGTCGAACCGTCGAAAGAGGGCAGGGATGCGCCCATCGACCTCATCTCGAACGGAATCGTGAGCCGGTCGGTACGGGACACCGCACACTTCCTCGCCGACACGCAGGGTTTCCATCCGGCTCCCGACCTGCCTCCCGTTGGCCTCGTCGAGGGCCCGGGAACCACACGTCTCCGCATCGCGCTGATCACCGAACCGCTGACCGGCGGACTCCTCGATCGTGACACACAGCGATGTGTCACCGCGGCGGCCGAATTGGTCGAATCACTGGGCCATCGCACCGAGATGGTCCCGCCGCCGGTGGACCGCGCCTACGTCCAGCAGTTCGTCGACTACTGGTCGCTGCTGGCATTCGCGCTCGACCGATTCGGCAAACGCGTCATCGACAAGGGATTCGACCGCTCGCAGCTCGACCCGTTCACGCGCGGACTGTCGCGAAACTGTGTGCGGCACTTCTACCGTATGCCGGGATCGATCCGCGGGCTGCGCCGTTCGACGGCCGCATTCCGCGCGTTGCACGATCGGTTCGACGTGATCCTCACCCCGACCGTCGTGCACGCCACACCCGAACTCGGATACCTCGATCCGGCACTCGATTTCGACGAGGCGATGGATCGCCTGATCCGCTTCATCGCGTTCACCCCCGCCAACAACACCGCCGGCACCCCGGCCATCAGTCTGCCTCTGGGACAGTCGACGTCGGGTATGCCGATCGGGGTCCACTTCGCGGCCGACCTCGGCAACGAACGGACACTTCTCGAGCTGGCCTTCGAACTCGAAGCGGCGCAACCTTTCGCGCGGATCCAGGACGGCGCCGGCGGGTAG